In Chiroxiphia lanceolata isolate bChiLan1 chromosome 11, bChiLan1.pri, whole genome shotgun sequence, the genomic window cagaaaatgacagtaacaacaaaagaaatgacACAGATGTGTAGAGGCaaagttttctctctgtagTTACCTGAGTTATTTGAGTTGCTGTATTTTGCTGAGTGTTCTTCCCCACTTTCATAGGCAGAACGTTTTGACTTCTTtgaaaggaagcagagaaaacagaagatggGAATGAATAATCACTTTTTGTTATAAGGATTGAACTGACAAACAGATTTCTAACAGCCATCTGCTGTATCACACAAAGTTTATCAATGCCCAACAttcctctcccccatccccaacACATGCTGACAAGAGCAGCAAGGCTGTTCTGTGCACAAATATCTCCAGGCAGGCACCAGGGCAACTCCAGTGCCCTCTGACCacaagggaaaggcagaaaaccaACCCACCAGAAAGGAAGAGCAATGCAgacagtgctgcaggaggagactGAAACAGGCTCCAATGccctccctgggaagcagcacagcagctcatCTGTGTATGAGGTGTTAACCAAGACTGGGTGCGTACGGTAACCTCGCACAGGTTAAAGCAATATACAAGTCAGATACCACTGTAACTTCAAGGTTTTAGTAAATATATTGCTTAGCTACAGAAGTGAAAACAATCAGGAAGTAGTGCAGACAAACACAGGACAGAACAGAGCCACGTACCTGTGGCTAAACCTATCCATGCTAAACAttcaaaaaatacacacatCTTTTTCTGTGTGAGAAACCCATTTAAAGATTCCTTACTTTTCGTGCTAagatcttccttttctttttttcttcttcagagcCATGATGAGATTGAGCTCTTGTCAGCCTTCTGTGCTGGTGAATCttcaaaatgaaggaaaaaatagaaaaagaaccATGTTAAGATCTTAAATGTTTTCAGACAACACATTTGGGGTACAAGAAAATATGCTGTAGTCAGTTtgtttagatttattttttcatttttagctttTATCTTTACTGTTGCTGGTAAAGGAGGCTCATACTGCAGTTAAAATTATCCTTTAACTTGGGAGCCACTGCCTGTGAAGCTGCATCACTTAAAACAGTGAAATGCCACACAGTCAACAGCTGTTCTACAAGTTCTCATACTGCatttttagaaaagtaaatCTGTTGATGAAAGCCTATATTACTCAAAATCAATTTTGAGtaaaaactcattttctgtACGTAAAAATTATAAGAGGAAATGAAATATCTGtaggaaataaagaaatgcagacaTTACcaatttctgttcttctgttaATCGCTTTTCTATGCAttccttggagattttcaaCGCCTCTTTTAGCTTGGTAGGAATCTAATACAAAATAGGGAACAAGAACATGGCACAAAATGtgataaaggaaaacaaaacttgaCTGCTCACACCTCACCACTCATCTCATCACATTGCTCATCTAAAGCCCCAAGTTCTGGCACCACTCCTTTAGTGAATAGAAAATAAGACTCTAGATGCATGTTTTTCCACTCAGAAATAACAGCAGGGACAAAGAAACTCTAAAGGCCGGGAGAGGTGACTATTTTGATACTCCAGTCACATCCCCAAACTGGCATGAGGCTGACAAGACACATGGTACATGTCTTCCAGGAGAAGTGCCCTAGGGCAGCTCCCCAGTGGGACCAGATGTGGCTCCCAAAatgccccagcactggggttGGCAGCAATGTGCTGATGGTCTCACGTAGCAAAATCAGCTTCACAAAGTGCTTCCTCTCACTGCAAGGGACCCACATTACTTGGCAGCCTCTGCTCAGATAGAGCATCATCATTAGCTACACAAATGGGCTCCAGGACAGCAACTGCACTTGAACACTCACGGGTCACATCATGGCCCCTTTCTAAGGATACAATTCAGCACAGGAATCCAAATACTGCTGGAAAGAACAACAAAGGCAAATAAAGCCAGTTCTCCTCTACCCTCTCTGTCAATTAATGCGTAGATACTCACAGCCTGGCACTTTCATAACCATCAGTAAATCAATGTTCAACTCTACCTTAAACTGTGGTTTCTCAGAGTTTGTTAGCAGGACGTCACTGAATAATCTGTGAGTGATAAAAACAGAGGAATATTATTTCCAAGAGACAgggaaaaccacagcaaaaataCTACTGGTACTGTTCACTTAGAcccctctttcttcctttccttttctatcCTCATCCCTAGGCCACAGTTTAGTTTTTTCCACAGGTTTTTATgtactgctttttattttccaagcaCTACTGTGATATTAGCAGCATCCAACACTCAGAATGTAGTCACTACTGACGGCAGAGAAAGCAAGTTTATCTGAGATATTTTGAAAGTTCCTACAACAGGTACAATTATCTAAGGCAGAGAAGAACAACTTTTCCTTAAAAGCATATGGATTCTTTAATTATAAAAGATCTCcaggggttttattttaaatttcacctAAGCAAAATCATTGTTCTTGTTAGGAAAATTCTCTTAGCACAACTATTGTTTTAGTATTAACAAGAAACATGTGAAAGGTCAATGAGTGAACTTAAGATTTGACAATATCTGCATTCTTGCCTGTACTCCGCAAAAGGTAACTAAAGCAAATCAtctaatatttttgttctccCATCTATGGTGTCAGGAGCAATGCTTAATCCTTTTCCATCCAAAACAAAGACACTAGAGGGCAATGGTAGTCTGAAAATAAACTGGTTAGTCTATTTCAAGATACTTTGTCCTGGAGAACATACTAGAAAACTGTCCCAGAGAGATCTCAAACCCGGCTCcaagataaatatttctgagatcttttgttgctgtttaCTATGGAAAATTATCACAGACTTATACtaggaaaaacaaattcaacTCTAGAATCAAGTTAATTAAGGAGAGTATTccatgaaaaattcagaaataaagcagacttgaaaatactttcaaaaagcCATGACAATTCATCCTTCTTTACAGGGCTTTCTGACCCTTTCTGATTACATGTTCTTATGAAACTAAGAGAAGTCATAATTTGTATGGCTATAATAAATagatatttaaattacattaattgcTTTAAATTACATTCATGCCATTGCACATCTACATAGAACACTTTTGTGAGGAGTATTGGTATGAAGGAGATGTAGTATAATATCTTAAATATCAGATGCAGCTGGGCATGGATTGTTTGTTCAATTTCTTTTAAGACTTGTATATTCCTGTATTCACAGAGTTTTCTTACAGTATTTTTCCCCTGTTTACAGTCTCCACCTTCCACCTCCTTCAAAAGCAGAcgaagggaggaggagaaggaattgAAGGATGCGGTGACTCTCAACCAGGAAATCTGAACCTGAGAGCATGTTCTAAATGCACTGCAATCTGTGTGTTGTGAGATCAGACCCAGATTTAGGCATGGAAAATCTGTCATTTATTAGGTCTTGACTCTGGCACCTcacataaggaaaaataaaagaacttcCCACCAGAACTGTGGTTCTGTGGCTCGGCACGCTGGTGACGTatcacagcacagggacagcaatTTCCCTGGAAATGCTGTGTCTCAACTGCAGGCAGTGTAGCCCTGCAGACAGGTGTGGTCTCCACTCACTAACATGCTGACAGTGCTCCCTTCCTGCATCCTGGCCTTTCCCCACTGTCCCCCCCGCCCTCACCCCTTCACTGCATCCTGGGAGGACAGCCTGTTAAGGAAATTTAGTCTGTCTATGCTTCAGAGAATCCCAAAGCCAACCCTGcaagaaaccaaacagaagTTCCACGTAGCATTTCATACTCAGAGCAAGTCTAAATGTCACTGCTGAGCAAAGCAAGAGATCTATTTCACCAGTCATAAGTAAACTGATAGCAAAATCTACTGAAGTAGATCTGAAGGAGACATGCAAAAAGACTTATTCTAAATCTTTTTAATCAATCTGTACATGACCTTAGTCATGCTTGCATTACTTTAATAGCTGGATTAATTTAAATCATGATAACTAAAGTGTATTCATAACAGCTCCAACACACCAAGAGacaaagaaatgttaaaaggaCATTCACCATGTTCACAAGGGATGGGTTCTACAAAGCCTATCAATTTTAAAGCTTCATTTGGGACACACCCCTCAGAACAAGGAGCAAAAAGGCTCTTCCtcctgaaataattaaaaacattgctATGAGTATAAAACAAGTAGAACAGGACTTACGGCATCTGTAAGAGCCGTGAGACAGTTGGCATGCCATTCTTCATAGCTTCACAGGTCAGAATGGATTCCAACACTGACACTAccaaagaaagaataagaatGAACACATTTTTGCACGGCAGGACAGCAAATGATTTAGAATGAATGTCTGTGTGATGTTACCCTAAGTATTGCATCAACCAAGCAGTGATGAAGCTCTCTGGCATGTGTTTTTTATTATAGCGTTACTATTACACACACAGACTTTTCAAGAATGTTAGACATAAGGCAAGGAATCCAGGCATCTCATTACTTACTAAACACTGCTTTATCactcagctaaaaaaaaaaaaaaaaggttttacttATACACTACATACATTTCATGAAGAACACATTTTCACTTTGACCGAATTATTAATTCTTTCTGGTCATAGGCTGCTAAGATCTCAGGCTGATATTTCACAGCACTTCAGCTTGGGTAGAAGTTAAGAGTGCACCTAGGAAGCTGTGACTGAGATGTTCTCCATTGCATACTAACCAACAAACACTGAGGGTGCAGGGGGGAAGCTCTCTACTGGAATCGTGTCTGGGGGTCTTCCGTACGTCATTTCATACAGTAAGTGTCCAAAGCAATGTACATCAACACCTTCTAAAGTCTGtggaggaacaaaaaaaaatacagccacAACTCGTTAGTTTTTCACAACTGGTTAACCCATTGCAGAAAAACAGTGATTTTGCATGTGAAGATAGAACAGAGGAACCACTAAGACAGTTCTTAACCACAACCACTTCCCTGCATAACTGTTGCTCAAATGAAATCTTCATGCCTCAAGCTAAAGCAGCCACCACTGTCTTCCTGTATGTGATGATAAAAATGGGATAGCAGTATAGTCAAGTTCTGTAAAAATGTGTGAAGTTGTAAGCTCTTTTCCTACAGCAGTTTAGAAAGCCACACATTGACAGAAATCCCAACTAAGCCCATTTTCTGAGCTAAGTCAACAAGCAAAGAATGAGGTTCATAATAGGACCTGCTGCCACTTTACAGGGAGGTAGataaaaagatagaaaaaagtGCATATCAAACAAACCTAGGAGAGCCTCCCTTGCTCCTCCTTAGGTTTGTGCAAGCTGTACATACATTCTAAGCTCCCATACAGCATATTTCCAAGATTTCTGAATTGTGTTTAAACAGAAAGGGCTCCTCTTGCTGGAAGATGCTCAGAGCTTTGATGGCACTAACAGATTTGGGCTAACCATGAACTTTTGATCGTTTCTTTGACAACACAGCAGAACTTGTTTAGCAAGGTCAGCAAGCAGCTATCTCGTGATGCTGTATGGAATTTATTACAATGAGAGCCTAAAGGCAGGGCAAGATGCTGCCGGATTGCTGCAACAGGGCAAATTTGTTTTCATACTTTTGCAGGAagataatattttgctttgcaagCCTGCAGTTAACAGACACccttcaaacaaataaaaaccagctTTGAATAGCTAGACATCTGCAAGCATCTCATCAATTTGCACAGTATTCACCAAAGACAAGGCTGATTAATACTCCCACCTAAGCACAAGTAATAAGCTGTGATCACTGGACAAACATACAAGAGAAAAAGTGTGGTAGACAATAAGCACATTCCTATGAAATATAAGACCAGGGTGGAAAGAGATCTTGAAACAACTGTACTTTACCTCTGTTTGTGCCAGCATTGTTATCACAAAAACACTCACCTGCAGTCCCCTTTTACCTGCTTACCTTTGGCCTCAGCCTCACTCCAGTGTGCTGCAACAAAACTGCTGTGCAGCCAAACAGTGATTTggaggaagcagaaaaggaatttGATGGAGAAAAGCTCAAATTAAAAACAGGGGCttgagagaggtttttttcattctagtCAGTTCTCCACAGAGGTTCAGGATAAAGAGATGCATAAGACTCAGTTGAAGTAATTGTCTGAATCTTACATTAATTTTCCGAAACTGTGAAAAGTATGATCGATAAAATGATGGAAGTCCCAACAAGGAATTTTCTAGATCCAGTAACTTGCAGGTATCCCCATCCAACATCACATTGGCAGAGTGAAGATGGCCGTAAGGAAATCCTTTCTCATGCAAGAATTTTaatacctgaaaaaaattcaatacaGAAGCACTGTCACAAGATGCTCTGATGATCTCAAGATCATAAGATCATCAGCTTAAATGCTCCAATACTGCAGCAGATACATAATAAATGAGGCCCCCATTTGGAATGCTTGCTCAACTTGATCTTCTACATCATCTTTGCCTGACTATTTGTTCCCATTTCACTGGTAACACTTctcacaaaacaaacatttgatGCTGATCCTCAAAGCAGCAACCTCCCAAAAGAGATCTGGAAACCAAAATTCACAATACTACTGAAtagtttgaataaaaaaaaatttaaaaacacatgaaTGACCATGAATTTATGGCACTTGTTCTATTaattacttcttttcctttttacacaAGGAAAAAACTACAATATCACCTCTCTCCCAGTTAAACTCCACATGCAccaattgcctttttttttttttggtcataaatggtctcacacacacatatctaAATTCAACTCTCGGCAGCTAATCTCAATTCACATTTACCTTTGAAGTCTGCTGCTGAAATAAAGCTTCTGTGCTCAAAAGTTTGTCTACTTTTCCAGCTAAACCAGTtggtctcaaaaaaaaaatcataaaggcaaataaaaggcataaaaataaagcaaagagaaaagtaCCTCTAATATTTGCCTTCcatatgtttttatttgctgaagCTCAAGACCTTGAATTTTTTTAGGATTGCAATACTTCTTCAGGAATGGGTCTTTTGgctttgcctttaaaaaaaatacacatattgAATATCATGCTGAGAAAAGTCAGTATTTGTCTTAGTTTGCTCAGCAATGGATGGCAAACACTTTTATAAAAGACATACTATGGTCATTCCATACCCATGTGGAGGGTAGACATTACCTTATAAATAAGGTCCTTTAGTGTCCCTTTTTCACTGAATGGTCTAATAACCAGTGCTGAAGATTCATTGGCAGTGGCAAAAGTGATTTTGTAAATATAGGGATGCtatcaaaagaagaaaaccataGGCAAATTTTAGATGACTGATTCTGTAATTCATTTCTGTTCAATTCACAAGTAAGAAAGGATCTGCCTGAATTGTATATTTAAAGTAATAAATTGGATTCTGTTAACGACATTGAATAACCCATGCAAATAAAACTTCACTAAGACATTATTCAATTAgcacataaattaaaaaaagaaaatccactatcttttttttaacaaaacagaCTGGCAGTTtagacaaatgaaaaatactgtacTTATTCATGAGCAGCTTTACTGCATGCTTAAGTCATGATAAGCTAATAAATTCATTCCCAGTTTTATACAACTATGGCACATAAGGAAATTCAGCATTAATAGCTGTCATAACAGTTTTATGTCTTCAGAAACTATTATACCAATTTTGCAAAACCAAATGAGAGAGTACAGTTGGAAATAAATTACAGATACAACACAAATACCAACTGAAATTGCTTGTCAGGAGAAGACCCCTTGTTCATGTCTTATTTTAATACAACAGTTTCAGTCTGGCTGGAGTGTTGAGCAGCCTGGTTTTCAGCCTCTCCTGTTACAGGCAACTGCTGAGCTCCAGGACTGCACAGAGATTTACCATTTTAAATACTATCCTTTTCAGCCAGTCTCTCACACACTTAACATCCTCAACTCCTTTTGGAGTCAAATGCCAGTTTTTCAGGCAGAGATGCCTACTGGATTTATAGCGTGGCATTGCACAGGAGTTTAAATTGTACAGCTTCCATTGTACCTCTACTTagatattcctttttttaagttcaaagaactgaaaaaacatAACAGTCCTTCCACTGCCTCATCCACTGCTGCCTGAGAATATCCCCATCTCATGGGCTAGCAATTACAACTAGATAGTACTATCCTAACAGCCTGAAAGTGTTGAGGAGCTGAAATAAAAGCTCATGACCTCACAGTActgcacaagaagaaaaaaaattaaattaaccaCAACACTGAATCTCCTGTAATAATTCTGCAGGATTGTAATTTGTGCTGAGAACATGTTGCTTCACATTATATGGGAAATGTAATTAAAAGGTTTGCAAACCTTTAAATGAAAGCAACTCTAAAATTACAAACTGTCTACTAGGCTACATGTGCTTTTGCAAGATGAATCCTTGACATGCACTTCTGTGCACAATCTAAAAGTCTTCAAGTAATACTCAcagaacaggaagaaagaagtTTCACAGCATACTGTAAGTCTTTGTCAGACAAGTACTTATCAGGGCCAAGATCAGCCtggaaataaataggaaaagaatGGTGTCATAAAAGATGTTGTATTCTATAAAGAAAATGTGATCTATATTCTACTCTGGCAAATGAAGGCAGATGTTTGAAGGTATATTTTGAAGAGCAAGCAAGGAAATTACACATACAGAATGAAACCTGAAGAGGCTGAACAAGGCCATGGTTTCACAAACAAACTGTGTGACCATAAATATTACTGCCTCTTTCCTCCCCCAGATCTGACATTCATTATTACCACTGAACGAACTCTGCCAACTCCAAACTGAGGGACTGTGTGCATTGTGAACTGATAAGGCACCTTCTTCCTCTGCACCAAGAAAAACTCCCCTCCTATTGCAGGCTTTAGTGATCTCTGCTCTCCAGTGAAGTC contains:
- the PXK gene encoding PX domain-containing protein kinase-like protein isoform X1, whose amino-acid sequence is MAFMEKPPAGKVLLDDTVPLTAQIEASQSLHSHTEYIIRVQRGVSAENSWQIVRRYSDFDLLNNSLQISTLSLPLPPKKLIGNMEREFIAERQKGLQAYLDVITTHHILSNCELVKKFLDPNSYSVNYTEIALQHVSMFFRSEPKWEVVEPLKDIGWRIRKKYFLMKIKNQPKERLVLSWADLGPDKYLSDKDLQYAVKLLSSCSHPYIYKITFATANESSALVIRPFSEKGTLKDLIYKAKPKDPFLKKYCNPKKIQGLELQQIKTYGRQILEVLKFLHEKGFPYGHLHSANVMLDGDTCKLLDLENSLLGLPSFYRSYFSQFRKINTLEGVDVHCFGHLLYEMTYGRPPDTIPVESFPPAPSVFVVSVLESILTCEAMKNGMPTVSRLLQMPLFSDVLLTNSEKPQFKIPTKLKEALKISKECIEKRLTEEQKLIHQHRRLTRAQSHHGSEEEKKKRKILARKKSKRSAYESGEEHSAKYSNSNNSAGSGASSPLTSPSSPTPPSTAGASSIPPAPPPPPLPPAAPPLSTEVPMPQPVSASRGALLSSIQNFQKGTLKKTQTCDYSAPRIS
- the PXK gene encoding PX domain-containing protein kinase-like protein isoform X4, yielding MAFMEKPPAGKVLLDDTVPLTAQIEASQSLHSHTEYIIRVQRGVSAENSWQIVRRYSDFDLLNNSLQISTLSLPLPPKKLIGNMEREFIAERQKGLQAYLDVITTHHILSNCELVKKFLDPNSYSVNYTEIALQHVSMFFRSEPKWEVVEPLKDIGWRIRKKYFLMKIKNQPKERLVLSWADLGPDKYLSDKDLQYAVKLLSSCSHPYIYKITFATANESSALVIRPFSEKGTLKDLIYKAKPKDPFLKKYCNPKKIQGLELQQIKTYGRQILEVLKFLHEKGFPYGHLHSANVMLDGDTCKLLDLENSLLGLPSFYRSYFSQFRKINTLEGVDVHCFGHLLYEMTYGRPPDTIPVESFPPAPSVFVVSVLESILTCEAMKNGMPTVSRLLQMPLFSDVLLTNSEKPQFKIPTKLKEALKISKECIEKRLTEEQKLIHQHRRLTRAQSHHGSEEEKKKRKILARKKSKRSAYESGEEHSAKYSNSNNSGSGASSPLTSPSSPTPPSTAGIKFTASDLLPIPFNTLF
- the PXK gene encoding PX domain-containing protein kinase-like protein isoform X5 yields the protein MAFMEKPPAGKVLLDDTVPLTAQIEASQSLHSHTEYIIRVQRGVSAENSWQIVRRYSDFDLLNNSLQISTLSLPLPPKKLIGNMEREFIAERQKGLQAYLDVITTHHILSNCELVKKFLDPNSYSVNYTEIALQHVSMFFRSEPKWEVVEPLKDIGWRIRKKYFLMKIKNQPKERLVLSWADLGPDKYLSDKDLQYAVKLLSSCSHPYIYKITFATANESSALVIRPFSEKGTLKDLIYKAKPKDPFLKKYCNPKKIQGLELQQIKTYGRQILEVLKFLHEKGFPYGHLHSANVMLDGDTCKLLDLENSLLGLPSFYRSYFSQFRKINTLEGVDVHCFGHLLYEMTYGRPPDTIPVESFPPAPSVFVVSVLESILTCEAMKNGMPTVSRLLQMPLFSDVLLTNSEKPQFKIPTKLKEALKISKECIEKRLTEEQKLIHQHRRLTRAQSHHGSEEEKKKRKILARKKSKRSAYESGEEHSAKYSNSNNSAGSGASSPLTSPSSPTPPSTAEHASF
- the PXK gene encoding PX domain-containing protein kinase-like protein isoform X2; translation: MAFMEKPPAGKVLLDDTVPLTAQIEASQSLHSHTEYIIRVQRGVSAENSWQIVRRYSDFDLLNNSLQISTLSLPLPPKKLIGNMEREFIAERQKGLQAYLDVITTHHILSNCELVKKFLDPNSYSVNYTEIALQHVSMFFRSEPKWEVVEPLKDIGWRIRKKYFLMKIKNQPKERLVLSWADLGPDKYLSDKDLQYAVKLLSSCSHPYIYKITFATANESSALVIRPFSEKGTLKDLIYKAKPKDPFLKKYCNPKKIQGLELQQIKTYGRQILEVLKFLHEKGFPYGHLHSANVMLDGDTCKLLDLENSLLGLPSFYRSYFSQFRKINTLEGVDVHCFGHLLYEMTYGRPPDTIPVESFPPAPSVFVVSVLESILTCEAMKNGMPTVSRLLQMPLFSDVLLTNSEKPQFKIPTKLKEALKISKECIEKRLTEEQKLIHQHRRLTRAQSHHGSEEEKKKRKILARKKSKRSAYESGEEHSAKYSNSNNSGSGASSPLTSPSSPTPPSTAGASSIPPAPPPPPLPPAAPPLSTEVPMPQPVSASRGALLSSIQNFQKGTLKKTQTCDYSAPRIS
- the PXK gene encoding PX domain-containing protein kinase-like protein isoform X6; the encoded protein is MEREFIAERQKGLQAYLDVITTHHILSNCELVKKFLDPNSYSVNYTEIALQHVSMFFRSEPKWEVVEPLKDIGWRIRKKYFLMKIKNQPKERLVLSWADLGPDKYLSDKDLQYAVKLLSSCSHPYIYKITFATANESSALVIRPFSEKGTLKDLIYKAKPKDPFLKKYCNPKKIQGLELQQIKTYGRQILEVLKFLHEKGFPYGHLHSANVMLDGDTCKLLDLENSLLGLPSFYRSYFSQFRKINTLEGVDVHCFGHLLYEMTYGRPPDTIPVESFPPAPSVFVVSVLESILTCEAMKNGMPTVSRLLQMPLFSDVLLTNSEKPQFKIPTKLKEALKISKECIEKRLTEEQKLIHQHRRLTRAQSHHGSEEEKKKRKILARKKSKRSAYESGEEHSAKYSNSNNSAGSGASSPLTSPSSPTPPSTAGASSIPPAPPPPPLPPAAPPLSTEVPMPQPVSASRGALLSSIQNFQKGTLKKTQTCDYSAPRIS
- the PXK gene encoding PX domain-containing protein kinase-like protein isoform X3 — protein: MAFMEKPPAGKVLLDDTVPLTAQIEASQSLHSHTEYIIRVQRGVSAENSWQIVRRYSDFDLLNNSLQISTLSLPLPPKKLIGNMEREFIAERQKGLQAYLDVITTHHILSNCELVKKFLDPNSYSVNYTEIALQHVSMFFRSEPKWEVVEPLKDIGWRIRKKYFLMKIKNQPKERLVLSWADLGPDKYLSDKDLQYAVKLLSSCSHPYIYKITFATANESSALVIRPFSEKGTLKDLIYKAKPKDPFLKKYCNPKKIQGLELQQIKTYGRQILEVLKFLHEKGFPYGHLHSANVMLDGDTCKLLDLENSLLGLPSFYRSYFSQFRKINTLEGVDVHCFGHLLYEMTYGRPPDTIPVESFPPAPSVFVVSVLESILTCEAMKNGMPTVSRLLQMPLFSDVLLTNSEKPQFKIPTKLKEALKISKECIEKRLTEEQKLIHQHRRLTRAQSHHGSEEEKKKRKILARKKSKRSAYESGEEHSAKYSNSNNSAGSGASSPLTSPSSPTPPSTAGIKFTASDLLPIPFNTLF